One Coccinella septempunctata chromosome 8, icCocSept1.1, whole genome shotgun sequence genomic window carries:
- the LOC123319063 gene encoding uncharacterized protein LOC123319063 yields the protein MTISRLERPIMVDYCIGGKNIDRVFVFKDLGVSYDSTLSFRAHIQAISASSLRTLGFVIRNARDFNVETLQHLYISLVRPMLEFSSVVWSPYLSIDVSLLERVQNRFLRCAAVRMGTFSVYTFSASRMRDRLGLSSLRTRRFHADVILIAKLFQGLLYSPDLLSQFSLYVPPRPIRRFDLFRLAQSRTNYCLNSPVSRMMRNANVVDSLGVDIFHDSISRLRRDLKYLIRL from the exons ATGACAATATCCCGTCTGGAGCGCCCCATCATGGTCGATTATTGTATAGGTGGTAAGAATATAGATAGAg TGTTTGTTTTCAAGGATCTGGGTGTTTCATATGATAGCACATTGTCTTTTAGGGCACATATTCAGGCCATTTCTGCGTCATCTCTCAGGACTTTGGGATTCGTTATTAGAAATGCTAGGGACTTCAACGTCGAGACTCTGCAACATCTTTATATATCTTTAGTTAGACCTATGTTGGAGTTCTCTTCTGTCGTGTGGTCTCCATACTTATCGATCGATGTTTCTTTGCTGGAGAGGGTTCAGAACAGGTTTCTCAGGTGTGCTGCTGTTAGAATGGGTACTTTCTCGGTCTATACTTTCTCAGCTAGTCGAATGCGCGACCGTCTTGGACTGTCCTCTTTGAGAACGAGGAGGTTTCATGCGGATGTGATATTAATTGCTAAGCTCTTTCAAGGTCTTTTGTACTCCCCTGACTTGTTATCGCAATTCAGTCTGTATGTTCCTCCTAGACCCATCCGAAGGTTTGATTTGTTTCGACTCGCACAGTCGAGGACTAATTATTGTTTAAATTCTCCGGTTTCGAGGATGATGAGAAACGCTAATGTCGTGGACTCCTTAGgagttgatatatttcatgattCCATTTCGAGGTTGAGAAGAGATTTGAAGTACCTGATAAGACTGTGA